The DNA sequence GCCCACGAGGGCCCCGTCTATGACCGCCCCTACGCGCGCCCCGCGTGGCAGGATGAGCTGCAGGCCGCCACCTCCGAGGAGCTTACGCGTCCCGCCACGCGCGAGGAGCTCATCGCCGACGTGAAGGCCGTTCTGTCCGACATCAACCAGGCCTCCAAGTCCTGGGTGACCGACCAGTACGACCGCTACGTGCAGGGCAACACCGCCCTGGCCCAGCCCGACGACGCGGGTGTCATCCGTATCGACGAGGAAAGTGGGCTCGGCGTGGCCCTCTCGACGGACGCGAACGGCTGGTACACCAAGCTCGACCCGGCAGCGGGCGCCCGCCAGGCCCTCGCCGAGTCCTACCGCAACGTCGCTGTTGTCGGCGCCGAACCCGTCGCCATCACGGACTGCCTGAACTTCGGCAACCCCGAAGACACGGACGCCATGTGGCAGCTCGTCACCGCCATGACCGCGCTCGCGGACGGCTGCATCGAGCTCGAGATCCCCGTGACCGGTGGCAACGTGTCGCTGTACAACTCGTCGGGCACCGAGAAGGGCCTGCCGAACTCGTCGATCAACCCGACGCCCGTCATCGGCATGCTCGGCATTCTCCCCGACGTCACGCGCGCTAACCCCTCCGGCTTCACCGAAGAGGGCCTCGCCGTCATCCTCCTGGGCACCACCCGCGAGGAGTTCGACGGGTCCGCCTGGGCGCGCATCGCCCGCTCGCACCTCGGTGGCCTCCCGCCGCAGGTCGACCTGTCGGCCGAGGTCGCCCTCGGTAACGTCGTGCGCGCGCTGAGTGCCGTTGACGGACCGGATGGTCGACCCCTCGTGCGCGCCGCGCACGACCTGTCCAACGGTGGCCTCGTGCAGTCCCTTGTGGACTCCGCGCTGCGCTTCGGTATCGGCGGCGTCTTCGACGTGGCCGGGGCTGCCCGCCGCGACTGTGTCGGCGACCACGAGATGCTCCTGTCCGAGTCTCAGGCCCGCGCCTTCGTCGCGGTGCCCGAGGCGGCCGTCAAGGCAGTGTTTGCGGCCGCGGAGGCTGAGGGCGTGGACGCCGTGCGCATCGGCACGACGGGGGGCGACATGCTCGCGATCAGCGGCGTCGACCTGCTTGCCGCAGAAGGAGAGGGCTGCGGCTGGATCGCGGACCTCGACGAGCTGCGCGAGCTGAGCGAAACCGGACGCGCGTACTTCTGAGTTGTCGCCTCCGAGTTCTAGCGTCTAGGGGCGCGGGCCTACGGACCCGCGCCCCTGCGTTATACCCCGTGGGACGCGCTCCTGTGCGGTGCCTGTTGTACGGAAGTGCTTTGCCTCGCCTGCTGTATCAAGGTGGTTGTTGCTATGCGGGTGTTCCTGTTCCTGGAGGGACCGGTGGCCCGCGAGTCTCGACGACCTCGCTTCAGTCGGCACCGCGTCTCGAAGCCCGCCCTGGCCTCTGGGTCCTCCCTGGCCCTCCACAGCGGTCGCGCCGCGTTGCTGATGCGTGTAGGGCGCGTCGTCTCCAGCCCCGTCCCGTCTCCGAGCACCGTGACAGCGGCCGGGCACCGCAGTTCGCGGCCTATGTGGTGCCCTCTGATGAGGCGGGACATCGTGTTGTAGATAAGAAGTGCTGTTCCGGATAGGAGAGGCGCATGTGGATAGGTTGTTTTCCTATCCGGAGCGCCTCAGCCTATCTAGAACGCCCAACGTATCCACTTTGTTGTTTCCTATTCACGACGTTTCCGTTTCCGCTCGCGTACCTCGCCGTGTCTTCCAAACCGGCAGGGCACGCCCCGTATGCGGATAGGTTGTGACCCTGGCACGCCCCTCCGCATGGCCCGCGCTGGGTACGATCCGTATGCGGATAGGTTATTGAGGATGTGGATAGGTTATGAGGATGCGGATAGCTTACTAACCTATCCGCGTGTCAATAACCTATCCACATCGTTGCAACCTATCCGCGTGTACTCAGTCTCCTCAGTCCACATGCTCATTCGTTTGAGGGAGCTCGTGCTGTGGATTGGTTCTCGACCCTCCTGGTTCGTACTGGCCTTGGCTGCCGCTGCGGCTCCTTGGCGTCCAGGGGCTGTCGTCGTTCCCCGGTTAAGGGGGATCTGCACGACATGAAGCTGCCGAGGGACGTATCACCGGCGTGTCGCAGCCTCATAAGGTGCAATTCCCCCAGCTCCGGTGTGGGGGAGAGGTGGGTATCCGAGCGTGGCCCCTCACAAGGCGCAATTCCCCCGGCCGACGCTATGCAGGACGGATTCTAGGGGTGGTTGCAACACGGCTCATGCCCCGAGCAGCAGTTCGAGTCCCACCCTCGTCTGGTGTTATTCCCTCGGTTGGATAGGGGCGCAACGTGCCCTCGCGTTGTCCCGCATGGTGGGTGGGACCGACAGTAATCGCATAGAAGCAGCGTGAATGGCCCTCATGTGGACCGGGTGTGAAGCAGGAGAGGGCCTGTGAGACCCTCCGAAGGTGGCTTGTTTGGTCTCATTTTCACCAAAAGCGCACCAATCTTTGGCATACTGAGGGACGGAAATCATCCGCCGTCACAGGAGCTGTCCGTGCCTGAGCAAACCGTCCCCACTACAACTGAGCAGGCCCCGGCCTCGTCCGAGAGTGCCAACAAGCCCAGCGTTGGCCGCGTGATTGCCGCGTGGGCGGTGCATGCGTTCACCATTTCGGGGCTCGCGTGGGCAACGCTCGCGCTGTTCGCGATGCTCGACAACAACATCCCGATGATGTGGCTGTGGTTCGTCATCGCGCTCATCGTCGACGGTGTCGACGGCACCCTGGCTCGCAAGGTCGGCGTTCGTCAGGTCATCCCCTGGTTCGATGGTGCGGTCGTCGACAACCTCGTTGACTACCTGACGTGGACGTTCCTGCCCGCGCTCTTCATGGCGATGCACCTGCCCTTCGGCCCCAAGCCGATCCCGGTCATCATGATGGTGGTCATCATCGTTTCCTCCGTGTTCTGCTACGCCAATGACGGGGAAAAGTCGAACGACAACTACTTCGTGGGCTTCCCGGCGGCCTGGAACTGCGTCGCAATCGTCATGTACGTGCTCCAAACCCCCGCGTGGCTGAACATCGGGGCGACGATTTTCCTTGCGATCATGACGCTCGTCCCGCTGCACTACACCCACCCGGCGCGCGTGAAGCGCTTCCAGATCCCCAACATCCTCAGCGCTGCCGCGTGGATTGTCGCCTGCGCCTACCTGGTGATCGTCTACCCGGTCCAGCCCCTGTGGACGCTGATCCTCTTCGCAGTCGGCGGCGGCTGGTTCATGATTGCGGGCTTCATCCGCACGGCGACCGGCGAGGACAAGTAGCGCCACGCCGCCAGCGCCTGCAAACACCCCCGGGTCTTGTGCCTGGGGGCGTTTGGTTCTCGGAGCAGTTGAGATACGGAGCCGGGGAGGAACGAAGGGCTCTCCTGCCTCTTGCGACGAAGCCGGGACGCAGCGCGCGCCAGCTGATGGTAGACGGGTGGCACATGGACGGCGTGGGTACCTGGGTTGAAGGTAGGTGCTCAGGGGGATGTCTGCGGTGTCTGCGGGCGCGGGACTGGACGGGCTTCGAGACGACGCGCCGAGGCAGGCTCGCGGCGCGGACGGTAAGCGGGCGGGCCGCCGCCCGTGGGCACATCCGAGCAGCCATCGGGGATGGGCTGTGAGTGGATGGCGCTACAACTACTCAGCCAGGCCCTTTTTGACGGCGCGATCGCGCAGGTAGCGGAAGACTTCGAGGAAGATGCCCCCGAAGAAGATGCAGGCGATCGCGAACCAGATGCCCGGGGGAGCGTGGCGCCCGTACAGCAGGAAGTACACGTAGGGGGCCAGGAAAGTCACGGAGGCGGTGACGGCGCCGGCGATGCGATGCCAGAGCTTTTGTCCGGCGACCATTTCGATGAGGCCCCAGGTGTAGGGGATCGCGGTGACCACGTCGATGAGCCACAGGATGCGCCAGTCTCCACCGAAGTGGGGGACGAACATGACGGGTACGGCTCGCGCCATCGAGTATACGAAGACGACGACGTAGGCGATGAACTTGGGGTTGCGGCACAGTCGAAGGAACGGGGAGCGTTCGATGATGGAGGCACCGACTGCGCGCGAGGCGCGTGTCGCGTGCGAGGAGGAGGTCAGCGTGTCGAGCCCGGCCATCGCGATGCGCATGAACTCGCGCTGTTCGTCGCTGCCGGCCGCCCATTGCTCCAGCAGCTCGAGGGGGGACATGGCGATCGGGGTGTTGGCACCGCGCGGCTGTCCAGCCTCGTGGACGATGCCGTCGCCGAAGGCCTCGTGCAGGCGTGCGAGTTGGTCGGTGGGGATCTCGGCGATCCATAGGCGCACGCGGCGTTGAATGGCGTCGTGCAGTTCGTGGGAGAGCGCGTGTCCGGCGGCGGAGTGAGGGGAGAACCCTTCCGCGGCGATGTCAGTGAGTGCGCCGGGGACTTCGACGATGCGGGTCGTCAGGTCGCCGGGGCGGTCGACGCCGGAGAGGGCGATGATGGTGGCGGCGTCCCACTCGTAGTTGCGTGCGATCTCGATGTCGAGAATCGAACGCAGCGTGATCAGGGAAGCGGTGTCACTCACGTGAGGCCTCTCGTCGGAAACGGGTCAGACCCATTGTGCCTGACAAGGTGGTTGGAATGCACGCTCGGGGTGGGCGTGGGCTCGCCGCGTAGAATCGGGGCATGGCGAAACGACGTATTGATCCGGGCGAGGGAATGGCGGCGCTGCGCTCGTGGCGCGAGGCGGTGGAGAGCGGCGACGAGCCGGCACGCGCGGTCGTTCTGACTGCCGTGCGCTTCACGCTTGAGGAACTCGGCATCTTGCATCCTGGCCGCTCGGTCGAGGTGCGTGTGCCTCCCGCGGGAGCGGTGCAGATCCTGCCGGGAACGACTCACCGGCGAGGCACGCCGCCCGCCGTCGTAGAAACCGATGCCGCGACGTGGCTGTCGCTCGCGTGCGGTCTTCTCACGTGGGACGAGGCCATGGCTGGCTCGCGCGTGAGCGCCTCGGGTGAGCGCACGGACCTGGGTCCTCTCCTGCCGCTCGTG is a window from the Schaalia odontolytica genome containing:
- the purL gene encoding phosphoribosylformylglycinamidine synthase subunit PurL, producing the protein MTSEFTRELPDTVENAAATPGQDMPWKELGLKEDEYQRICDILGRRPTNAELAMYSVMWSEHCSYKSSKKHLAEQFGARTTEAMRKNLLVGMGQNAGVVDIGGGWAVTFKVESHNHPSFVEPYQGAATGVGGIVRDIISMGARPIAVMDQLRFGAVDHPDTARVVHGVVSGVGGYGNCLGLPNVGGETEFDPSYQGNPLVNALCIGKLRHDDIHLANATGEGNLVVLFGARTGGDGIGGASILASETFEDGMPAKRPSVQVGDPFMEKVLIECCLDLFEAGVVQGIQDLGAAGISCATSELASNGDSGMHVDLENVLLRDPTLTAGEILMSESQERMMAIVTPQDRERFFEIIDKWDVEAAVIGHLTGDGRLTIDHHGHRIVDVDPKTVAHEGPVYDRPYARPAWQDELQAATSEELTRPATREELIADVKAVLSDINQASKSWVTDQYDRYVQGNTALAQPDDAGVIRIDEESGLGVALSTDANGWYTKLDPAAGARQALAESYRNVAVVGAEPVAITDCLNFGNPEDTDAMWQLVTAMTALADGCIELEIPVTGGNVSLYNSSGTEKGLPNSSINPTPVIGMLGILPDVTRANPSGFTEEGLAVILLGTTREEFDGSAWARIARSHLGGLPPQVDLSAEVALGNVVRALSAVDGPDGRPLVRAAHDLSNGGLVQSLVDSALRFGIGGVFDVAGAARRDCVGDHEMLLSESQARAFVAVPEAAVKAVFAAAEAEGVDAVRIGTTGGDMLAISGVDLLAAEGEGCGWIADLDELRELSETGRAYF
- a CDS encoding CDP-alcohol phosphatidyltransferase family protein, which gives rise to MPEQTVPTTTEQAPASSESANKPSVGRVIAAWAVHAFTISGLAWATLALFAMLDNNIPMMWLWFVIALIVDGVDGTLARKVGVRQVIPWFDGAVVDNLVDYLTWTFLPALFMAMHLPFGPKPIPVIMMVVIIVSSVFCYANDGEKSNDNYFVGFPAAWNCVAIVMYVLQTPAWLNIGATIFLAIMTLVPLHYTHPARVKRFQIPNILSAAAWIVACAYLVIVYPVQPLWTLILFAVGGGWFMIAGFIRTATGEDK
- a CDS encoding cytochrome C oxidase subunit IV, which encodes MSDTASLITLRSILDIEIARNYEWDAATIIALSGVDRPGDLTTRIVEVPGALTDIAAEGFSPHSAAGHALSHELHDAIQRRVRLWIAEIPTDQLARLHEAFGDGIVHEAGQPRGANTPIAMSPLELLEQWAAGSDEQREFMRIAMAGLDTLTSSSHATRASRAVGASIIERSPFLRLCRNPKFIAYVVVFVYSMARAVPVMFVPHFGGDWRILWLIDVVTAIPYTWGLIEMVAGQKLWHRIAGAVTASVTFLAPYVYFLLYGRHAPPGIWFAIACIFFGGIFLEVFRYLRDRAVKKGLAE
- a CDS encoding sterol carrier family protein, with protein sequence MAKRRIDPGEGMAALRSWREAVESGDEPARAVVLTAVRFTLEELGILHPGRSVEVRVPPAGAVQILPGTTHRRGTPPAVVETDAATWLSLACGLLTWDEAMAGSRVSASGERTDLGPLLPLV